One region of Armigeres subalbatus isolate Guangzhou_Male chromosome 3, GZ_Asu_2, whole genome shotgun sequence genomic DNA includes:
- the LOC134220778 gene encoding uncharacterized protein LOC134220778 isoform X1, with protein MSQTLPTVRFWSLIDDYNSRYTTLYMLEQKSYTVDAIRDFVRWMRTQFGRTTDGHQVGSRRRVQQRRAGQVFEFTSKQITLNQQFDATIHGSRPHLSIFGYAPRSPSRFASGLPISLAALHAVSYLPDRKRTPSLQGCCPAFLQHALPIVPFRL; from the exons atgtcacagacattacccactgttcgtttttggtCATTGATCGACGACTACAACAGCCGCTATACCACTCTGTACATGCTGGAACAGAAGTCCTACACGGTGGATGCTATCCGTGATTTCGTGCGCTGGATGAGGACGCAGTTTGGTAGGACCACCGACGGTCATCAGGTCGGATCAAGGAGGAGAGTACAACAGCGCAGAGCTGGTCAAGTTTTTGAA tttacatctaaacagataacactgaatcaacaatttgacgccacaatacacggttcgaggccgcatctctccatcttcggatacgccccacgctcgccaagtcgttttgcatctggtctgcctatctcgctcgctgcgctccacgccgtctcgtacctgccggatcggaagcgaacaccatctttgcagggttgctgtccggcattcttgcaacatgccctgcccatcgtacccttccggctttag
- the LOC134220778 gene encoding uncharacterized protein LOC134220778 isoform X2, whose amino-acid sequence MSQTLPTVRFWSLIDDYNSRYTTLYMLEQKSYTVDAIRDFVRWMRTQFGRTTDGHQVGSRRRVQQRRAGQVFEITLNQQFDATIHGSRPHLSIFGYAPRSPSRFASGLPISLAALHAVSYLPDRKRTPSLQGCCPAFLQHALPIVPFRL is encoded by the exons atgtcacagacattacccactgttcgtttttggtCATTGATCGACGACTACAACAGCCGCTATACCACTCTGTACATGCTGGAACAGAAGTCCTACACGGTGGATGCTATCCGTGATTTCGTGCGCTGGATGAGGACGCAGTTTGGTAGGACCACCGACGGTCATCAGGTCGGATCAAGGAGGAGAGTACAACAGCGCAGAGCTGGTCAAGTTTTTGAA ataacactgaatcaacaatttgacgccacaatacacggttcgaggccgcatctctccatcttcggatacgccccacgctcgccaagtcgttttgcatctggtctgcctatctcgctcgctgcgctccacgccgtctcgtacctgccggatcggaagcgaacaccatctttgcagggttgctgtccggcattcttgcaacatgccctgcccatcgtacccttccggctttag